The window GCCTCGGCCTCGATCCGGTCGATGCGATATTTAACGAGGTCGCCGATCGACACGAATCCGACGAGTCGGCCGCCGTCGACCACCGGCAGGTGGCGAATGCGCTTCTGCGTCATCTGCGACAGCGCGCCCATCACCGCGGTGTTCGATTCGCAGGTCACCGGCGATTTGGTCATCACCTCGTCGAGCGTACGGTCGAGCGCCTCGGTGCCATAAGAGGAAAGCAGGCGAACCAGATCGCGTTCGGAAAAAATGCCGACGATCGCGTCATTTTCCATCACCGGCACCGCGCCGATTCGATGTTGCGCGAGCAGATCGACCACCGCACGCACACTGTCTTCCTTGCGCGCCGAAATCACCGCGCCGGTCCTTCCGTGGAGAATCGCTCCGATCGTCATGCCTTGCCGCTCCCCATGTCGCTCTGTCAGGAAAACAATCTATCATGATTCGCACTCAGGGTGAAACATCCTGCCGCACGCCATTGCCGCTTGGCCTTGCCGCCGCGCTGGTCCATGGATGCGGCCATGGTCAAACCCTCGCCGCTCGACAATCGCGACACCTCGGCTATCGCCTGGGGGCGCTATCGCCGGCTGATGCTCGGCATGGCGCTGGTCTCGACCCTCGCGGTGATTTGTGCGCTGCTGTACCTGCACGCCACGCTGCCGCACGGGCTGACCATCCATATGATCATCGCCACCACCGCCGGCGTCGGCCTGTCGGTGATGCTCGGCGCCGCGCTGATGGGGCTGGTGTTCCTGTCGAGCGGCAGCGGGCATGACGAGGCGATCGAGGACCCGTTCGAAAATGATCCGGAAATGAACAATGACAAACCCTGACCGCGACCCGATCCTGCGCGTCGTTCCCGCGCCCGCCGACATCAACAGCAACGGCCACATCTTCGGCGGCTGGGTGCTCAGCCAGATGGACATCGCCGGCGGCATCGTCGCGGCGCGAATCGCCCAGGGACCGACCGCAACCGTCGCGATCGAGGCGATGGAATTCATCGCGCCGATCCTGCTGCGTGACATCATCTCGGTCTACGCCCACCTCGAACGGCGCGGGCGCACGTCGATAGGCATCCGAATCGAAGTGATCGCGTCGCGCGGCCGCGGCGAGGAGCAGGTGAAGGTCACCGAAGGCCTGTTCACTTTCGTCGCGCTCGACGAGAATCACCGGCCGCGCGCGTTGCCGCCGGCCTGACCGGCGTCATTGCGAGCGAAGCGAAGCAATCTCCAGCCATCGACCTGGCAAAACGCCGATGGCTGGAGATTGCTTCGTCGCTACGCTCCTCGCAATGACGATCCGCCCCTAATAACCCTCGGGCTCTTCCCAATCATCCTGGTTGTCGGCGCCGATTCGCGCCACTTCGCGCACGCGATAGTCGATCGTCCGTTTCCCGTCGGCGGGAACCGTCACCGACCAGATTCGCTTGCCGTCGCGCACCCGTGTCGCACGGCTGATCTTGTCGACGACATAGTCGAGGTCGTTCTCGAAGCTGATCTCGACCGGTTCGTCGCTCTCGCCGAAATTCTCGACCGTGATGCGATACCGCGTCCAGTCGTCGCCCGAATCGAGCGTGTCCTGGT is drawn from Sphingopyxis sp. OPL5 and contains these coding sequences:
- a CDS encoding CBS domain-containing protein codes for the protein MTIGAILHGRTGAVISARKEDSVRAVVDLLAQHRIGAVPVMENDAIVGIFSERDLVRLLSSYGTEALDRTLDEVMTKSPVTCESNTAVMGALSQMTQKRIRHLPVVDGGRLVGFVSIGDLVKYRIDRIEAEAAAMRDYIAS
- a CDS encoding acyl-CoA thioesterase; protein product: MTNPDRDPILRVVPAPADINSNGHIFGGWVLSQMDIAGGIVAARIAQGPTATVAIEAMEFIAPILLRDIISVYAHLERRGRTSIGIRIEVIASRGRGEEQVKVTEGLFTFVALDENHRPRALPPA